GAACGATTGGTGACGTATCCGGTGGAGTCGTCGCTGATGGGACTGCCCGGGGCGGAAAATGTACGCTCGGTGTCGAAGTTCGGGCTGTCGCTGATCACGGTGCCATTCCCGGACGGCACGAATGTGTATTTCGCCCGTCAGTTGGTGCAGCAACGGCTGAGTGATGCCAAGGGCGCACTTCCTGATGGCGTCGAACCCGCGCTCGGACCCGTCTCCACGCCGATGGGCGAACTGTATCAATATGTGTTGTCAAGCGATTCGCTGTCGCTGACGCAATTGAAGACGTTGCAGGACTACACCGTGCGCCCGCGATTGCGCACACTCCCGGGTGTGTCCGAGGTGAATACGTGGGGTGGACTGATCGAACGCATCGAAGTGGTCGTGGATCCCGTCCGACTGACGGCGCGTCGCCTCACGCTGGCCGACGTTCACGCGGCGCTGTCCCGGAACACGATGGCGTTTGGCGGCAGTTATCTGGAACAGGGCGGCGAGCGTTACACGCTGCGCGGATTGGGTCGCGTGGAGAACATGGCGGAGATCGAGCGAATCGTCGTGATCGCACAGGGGGGCGCGTCGGTACGCGTGGGTGATGTGGCCTCCGTTCGGCTGGGCGCGCTGCCGCGAAACGGCGCAGTGACCAAGGACGGACAGGGGGAAGTGGTCAGCGGGATGATCCTCAAGCTGCAAGGCGCCGATTCCCGCAAGGTGATTGCGGCCGTGAAGGCCCGCATGGTGGAGATTCAGAAGGCCCTCCCGGCACACGTCACGATCACGCCGTTCTATGATCAAACGGAGCTGGTGAGCCGCACGACCGTGACGATCGTGAAGAATCTGCTGGAAGGCGGCATTCTGGTGATTGCCGTGCTGTTCCTGTTTCTCCGCAATGTTCGCGCGGCGCTTATTGTGGCGTCGGTCATTCCGTTGTCCATGCTGTTTGCGTTCGCCGGGATGGCCGTGTTTGGCTATTCGGCGAACCTGATGAGCCTTGGCGCGCTCGACTTCGGGCTCATTGTGGATGCGTCAGTGGTCATGGTGGAGAGCTTCATTCGCCGCATGGAGCACCACCACGATACCCACCGGCTTGGTCTCTTCGAACGCGCCGCCGTGGAGGTGGGTCGCCCGATCCTCTTTGGCATCGCGATCATCGTGGCGGTGTACATCCCGATTTTCACGTTGGACGGGATGGAGGGACGCATGTTCAAACCCATGGCGTTCACCGTCGTGTGCGCCGTGTTGGGCAGTCTGTTGTTGGCACTCACCTATGTGCCGGCGGTCTCGGGCTGGGCGCTGCGCAGTGGTGAGGCGGTGCCCGCCGCGTGGTTGACATCGCTGACGACCCGGTACGGCGGCGCGCTCGATCGGGTCTTGAGGCGGCCGCGCGCGGTGGTCGGGGTGGCCGTGCTCCTGATTGCGGTGTCGGTGGGCTCGCTGTCGCAGATCGGTACCGAGTTCATGCCCAAGCTCGATGAAGGGTCCATCCTGATCAACACGCGACGGTTGCCGAGTGTGTCGTTGGACGATGCGACGCGACTGTCGTTGGCGGCCGAGCGCATCGTGAAACGGTTCCCGGAAGTGGTGACCGTCGTGACCAAGGAAGGGCGCCCGGATCTGGCCACCGAGGCCATGGGACTCTTTGAAGGGGACCTGTACGTCATACTCAAGGCGCGTGACGAGTGGACGACCGCGCGTGATCCGGACGGTCTGATTGCCGCGTTCGATTCCGCGCTCCGCGTGGTTCCGGGACTGTGGATTTCGTTCACGCAACCGCTGGCGATGCGACTCGACGAAGCGGAGAGTGGCATTCGTACGGACCTGGGGATCAAAGTCGTCGGTCCGGATCTGCAGCAGAACCAGTCGTTGGCGGAACGGATTCGACGGGTGGTGGCAGGTGTCCCTGGCGCCGCCGATGTGGGGGTGGAAATTGCCGAAGGCTCCGGTCAGGTTCGGATGCAGGTGCGCCGAGAAGCCCTGGCGCAGTACGGCCTCTCGGTGGCCGACGTGCGCGATGCGATCGAACTGGCGATGGGCTCGCAGGCGGCGGCCGAACTCATCGATGGCTTTCGCCGCGTGGACATCGTCGTGCGAATGCCCGATGCGTCGCGACGTGACGCGACCGCCCTGCGCGCGCTCACGCTACGCGCGCCGGGCGGAGAACTCGTGCCGTTGTCGGCCGTGGCGGACATCACCACCGCCACCGGTCCGGAAATGATCGGGCACGAGGACGCGCAACGTCGTGCACTGGTGCTGAGTAACGTCCGGGGGCGCGATCTCGGGGGGTTCGTTGAAGACGTGCGCGCCCGCGTGGCCGCGCAAGTGCCGATGCCGGCGGGCGTGTTTCTCGAGTGGGGTGGACAGTACGAGAACCAGCAGCGCGCCATGCGTCGACTGACAATCGTCGTGCCGGCGGCGCTGCTGCTGATCTTCGGACTCCTCTATCTGTCCTTTCGCTCGGTCGCCCAGGCGCTGTTGGTGCTCTCCAACGTGCCCTTCGCCTTGGTGGGTGGCATCGCCGCCCTCTGGTTGCGCGGCTTGAACCTGAACCTGTCGGCGAGCATCGGCTTCATAGCCCTCTTCGGCATCGCGGTGTTGAACGGCATCGTCTTGGTGGAGCATCTCAATCATTTGCGTCGCGATCCGCATGATGGTCACGATGTGTTGGCGCGTGTCCGGCGCGGCTCCACCGACCGGCTGCGCCCGGTCCTGATGACGGCGCTGGTCGCGAGTCTCGGCTTCGTTCCCATGGCGTTCTCGACCAGTCCCGGGAGTGAGGTACAGCGCCCGCTGGCC
The Gemmatimonadaceae bacterium genome window above contains:
- a CDS encoding efflux RND transporter permease subunit, with the translated sequence MQRLIHFALHRRGVVIGGALLIVAAGLFALQRLPFDAYPDLTGTRVEVITVAPGMAPEEVERLVTYPVESSLMGLPGAENVRSVSKFGLSLITVPFPDGTNVYFARQLVQQRLSDAKGALPDGVEPALGPVSTPMGELYQYVLSSDSLSLTQLKTLQDYTVRPRLRTLPGVSEVNTWGGLIERIEVVVDPVRLTARRLTLADVHAALSRNTMAFGGSYLEQGGERYTLRGLGRVENMAEIERIVVIAQGGASVRVGDVASVRLGALPRNGAVTKDGQGEVVSGMILKLQGADSRKVIAAVKARMVEIQKALPAHVTITPFYDQTELVSRTTVTIVKNLLEGGILVIAVLFLFLRNVRAALIVASVIPLSMLFAFAGMAVFGYSANLMSLGALDFGLIVDASVVMVESFIRRMEHHHDTHRLGLFERAAVEVGRPILFGIAIIVAVYIPIFTLDGMEGRMFKPMAFTVVCAVLGSLLLALTYVPAVSGWALRSGEAVPAAWLTSLTTRYGGALDRVLRRPRAVVGVAVLLIAVSVGSLSQIGTEFMPKLDEGSILINTRRLPSVSLDDATRLSLAAERIVKRFPEVVTVVTKEGRPDLATEAMGLFEGDLYVILKARDEWTTARDPDGLIAAFDSALRVVPGLWISFTQPLAMRLDEAESGIRTDLGIKVVGPDLQQNQSLAERIRRVVAGVPGAADVGVEIAEGSGQVRMQVRREALAQYGLSVADVRDAIELAMGSQAAAELIDGFRRVDIVVRMPDASRRDATALRALTLRAPGGELVPLSAVADITTATGPEMIGHEDAQRRALVLSNVRGRDLGGFVEDVRARVAAQVPMPAGVFLEWGGQYENQQRAMRRLTIVVPAALLLIFGLLYLSFRSVAQALLVLSNVPFALVGGIAALWLRGLNLNLSASIGFIALFGIAVLNGIVLVEHLNHLRRDPHDGHDVLARVRRGSTDRLRPVLMTALVASLGFVPMAFSTSPGSEVQRPLASVVIGGLITSTVLTLFVLPVLYRALEDRREARRARKGGDGVPATGRILPA